One Triticum dicoccoides isolate Atlit2015 ecotype Zavitan chromosome 4B, WEW_v2.0, whole genome shotgun sequence genomic window carries:
- the LOC119291170 gene encoding G-type lectin S-receptor-like serine/threonine-protein kinase At2g19130: MLLLPLLLLFSSLQLPTTAVDTLALGQALPWNETLVSKGGEFELGFFSPGNSSKHYVGIWYKKISKQTVVWVANREHPIIKPSTSRFMLSIHGELLLLTTPSDTLLWSSNASSRSPPSTTVATLQDDGNLVVRRSNATSSSAYVVWQSFDHPTDTWLPGARLGYNRGAGVHSFLTSWTDAENPAPGAFTMEIDARGQPKFDLFSDAGGGEHRQYWTTGLWDGEIFVNVPEMRSGYFAGFPYARNGTVNFFSYHDRIPMMGAGNFMLDVNGQMRRRQWSDMAGKWILFCSEPHDACDVYGSCGPFGLCSNTTSPACQCPAGFEPRSEQEWKLQNTASGCERRTLLDCTKDRFMQLPNPVQLPNGSSEAAGVRGDRDCERTCLKDCSCTAYVYDGTKCSMWKGELVNLRALSIDQGGDPGLAGAVLHLRVARSEVAASSSSPAHSWKKSMVILGSVVAAVVVLLASLVIGVAVAVMLRRRRGKGKVTAVQGQGSLLLFDYLAVRTATRNFSEKLGGGSFGTVYKGVLPDATPVAVKKLDGLRQGEKQFRAEVVTLGVVQHVNLVRLRGFCSEGNKRALVYDYMANGSLDSYLFKSGGSAAKVLSWGQRYGVALGMARGLAYLHEKCRECIIHCDIKPENILLDDELGAKLADFGMAKLVGHDFSRVLTTMRGTLGYLAPEWLAGSPVTAKADVYSFGLVLFELVSGRRNNAPSEKGGYGMYFPVHAAVSLHEGDVVGLLDERLAKEADVKELERLCRIACWCIQDEEADRPTMGLVVQQLEGVADVGLPPVPSRLHMLAKVNAGAGGGEQDEFYRESSNKLATEKA; this comes from the coding sequence atgctcctcctcccgctcctcctgcTCTTCTCCAGCCTACAGCTCCCCACGACTGCCGTCGACACCCTCGCTCTAGGCCAAGCACTCCCATGGAACGAGACACTGGTGTCCAAGGGCGGCGAATTCGAGCTCGGCTTCTTCTCCCCCGGCAACTCCAGCAAGCACTACGTCGGCATCTGGTACAAGAAGATCTCCAAGCAAACGGTCGTTTGGGTGGCGAACCGAGAGCACCCGATCATCAAGCCGTCGACCTCCCGCTTCATGCTCAGTATCCACGGCGAGCTGCTTCTCCTCACGACGCCGTCAGACACCTTGTTGTGGTCATCCAACGCGTCCTCCCGGTCGCCCCCGAGCACCACCGTCGCCACGCTCCAGGACGACGGCAACCTCGTGGTGAGGCGGAGCAACGCGACGTCGTCGTCTGCCTACGTGGTGTGGCAGAGCTTCGACCACCCCACCGACACCTGGCTCCCCGGGGCCAGGCTCGGCTACAATAGGGGTGCCGGCGTCCACAGCTTCCTCACGTCGTGGACGGACGCCGAGAACCCGGCGCCCGGCGCGTTCACGATGGAGATCGACGCGCGCGGGCAGCCCAAGTTCGACCTGTTTTCCGacgccggcggcggcgagcaccGCCAGTACTGGACGACCGGCCTGTGGGACGGCGAAATCTTCGTGAACGTGCCGGAGATGCGATCGGGCtacttcgccgggttcccctacgcGCGCAACGGCACTGTTAACTTCTTCAGCTACCACGACAGGATCCCGATGATGGGCGCCGGCAACTTCATGCTTGACGTCAACGGGCAGATGCGGCGGCGCCAGTGGAGCGACATGGCAGGGAAGTGGATCCTCTTCTGCTCGGAGCCGCACGACGCCTGCGACGTCTACGGTTCGTGCGGCCCCTTCGGGTTGTGCAGCAACACCACCAGCCCCGCGTGCCAGTGTCCCGCCGGCTTCGAGCCGCGGTCGGAGCAAGAGTGGAAGCTGCAGAACACCGCCTCCGGATGCGAGAGGCGGACCTTACTGGACTGTACCAAAGACAGGTTCATGCAGCTGCCGAACCCCGTACAGCTCCCGAATGGCTCGTCGGAGGCCGCCGGAGTTAGGGGTGACAGGGACTGCGAGCGCACTTGCTTGAAAGATTGCTCCTGCACCGCGTACGTGTACGATGGAACCAAGTGCTCCATGTGGAAGGGCGAGCTCGTTAACTTGAGGGCCCTCTCGATTGACCAAGGTGGCGATCCTGGCCTCGCCGGAGCTGTTCTTCACCTCCGCGTCGCGCGCTCGGAGgtggcagcgtcgtcatcgtcaccGGCACATTCTTGGAAGAAATCGATGGTGATCCTCGGGAGCGTAGTTGCGGCCGTGGTGGTGCTCCTGGCAAGCCTCGTGATcggggtggcggtggcggtgaTGCTGCGGAGGCGGCGGGGGAAGGGGAAGGTGACGGCGGTGCAGGGGCAGGGCTCTCTGCTGCTGTTCGACTACCTGGCCGTGAGGACCGCGACGAGGAACTTCTCAGAGAAGCTCGGTGGCGGGAGCTTCGGCACGGTGTACAAGGGCGTACTCCCGGACGCGACGCCGGTGGCCGTGAAGAAGCTGGACGGGCTCCGGCAGGGCGAGAAGCAGTTCCGAGCCGAGGTGGTCACCCTCGGCGTGGTCCAGCACGTCAACCTCGTCCGCCTCCGGGGCTTCTGCTCCGAGGGGAACAAGAGGGCGCTCGTGTACGACTACATGGCGAATGGCTCGCTGGACTCGTACCTGTTCAAGAGCGGCGGCTCGGCGGCGAAGGTGTTGAGCTGGGGCCAGAGGTACGGCGTCGCGCTGGGCATGGCCAGGGGCCTGGCGTACCTGCACGAGAAGTGCCGCGAGTGCATCATACACTGCGACATCAAGCCGGAGAACATCCTCCTCGACGACGAGCTGGGCGCCAAGCTCGCGGACTTCGGCATGGCCAAGCTCGTGGGCCACGACTTCAGCCGCGTGCTGACCACGATGCGCGGCACGCTCGGGTACCTCGCGCCGGAGTGGCTCGCCGGCTCGCCGGTCACCGCCAAGGCGGACGTGTACAGCTTCGGCCTCGTGCTGTTTGAGCTCGTCTCCGGCCGGCGCAACAACGCCCCGTCGGAAAAGGGAGGCTACGGGATGTACTTCCCGGTGCACGCCGCGGTGAGCCTGCATGAGGGCGACGTGGTCGGGCTCCTCGACGAGAGGCTGGCCAAGGAGGCCGACGTGAAGGAGCTGGAGAGGCTCTGCAGGATCGCCTGCTGGTGCATCCAGGACGAGGAGGCCGACCGGCCGACCATGGGGCTCGTCGTGCAGCAGCTTGAAGGAGTCGCCGACGTCGGCTTACCGCCGGTCCCGTCCCGGCTTCACATGCTGGCAAAGGTGAACGCAGGCGCCGGTGGAGGTGAACAGGATGAATTCTATAGAGAGAGCAGTAACAAACTAGCGACAGAAAAGGCGTAA